CGGGTGCGGATCGCCTCGCTCTGCGAGGGGATTTCCGCCGCCAGATCGACCACCAGGCAGCCGCGGCGATACTCCGCCGCCGCCGCCAGCGCCTCGATCCGGTCGAAATAGGCCGCCAGCCGCGCGGCGGGCGGGCGGGCGGCATCCGCCAGCGTCGCCGCCATCACCGCCTCCAGCCGCGCCAGGTACAGCTCCAGCGCGGCCAGGCCGAGGCCCTGCTTCGAGCGAAAGTGATTGGTCAGCGAACCCTGCGGAATCCCGGCCTCGACAGCGATTTCACGCAGGCCCGTGGCGGCATAGCCGCGCGCCTGGAAGATCTCCGCCGCCTTGGCGACCAGCTGGTCGCGCTGTGTGCCCTTGCCCATGCCGGCAGGATAATACGATTGTATTGGGCCGCCTAGCCTGCCGCTGGGCCAGGCTGCAGGAGACGACCATGCCGGCCTTCCTCATCCATGGCGTGTCCGAGACGCATCGTCTCTGGACGCCGCTCCTCGGCCATCTGGCGCGCCGCGACATCGTCGCCCTCGACCTGCCCGGCTTCGGCAGCCCGGTGCCGGCGGGGTTCGATGCCAGCAAGGAGGCCTATGTCGACTGGCTGATCGCGCGCCTCGAGGCCGCCAGCCAGCCGGTCGATCTGGTGGCGCATGATTGGGGCTGCATCCTGGCGCTGCGGGTCGCCTCGCTGCGGCCGGATCTGGTGCGCAGCTTCGTGGCCGGCGGCGGGGTGATCGACCCGGCCTATGAATGGCATCCCCTGGCGCGGATCTGGCAGACACCGGGCGAGGGCGAGGCCTATTTCGCCCGCTTCGATCCCGCGCCGGTGGTGGAGCGGCTGACCCAGGACG
This sequence is a window from Pseudoroseomonas cervicalis. Protein-coding genes within it:
- a CDS encoding TetR/AcrR family transcriptional regulator is translated as MGKGTQRDQLVAKAAEIFQARGYAATGLREIAVEAGIPQGSLTNHFRSKQGLGLAALELYLARLEAVMAATLADAARPPAARLAAYFDRIEALAAAAEYRRGCLVVDLAAEIPSQSEAIRTRLGEIIARQRAAFEAVLALLPAAPDAPPPAARAGFLLAAWQGTLLQMKVERSAAPLRRFRLMLRHLCPPEAAA
- a CDS encoding alpha/beta fold hydrolase, which translates into the protein MPAFLIHGVSETHRLWTPLLGHLARRDIVALDLPGFGSPVPAGFDASKEAYVDWLIARLEAASQPVDLVAHDWGCILALRVASLRPDLVRSFVAGGGVIDPAYEWHPLARIWQTPGEGEAYFARFDPAPVVERLTQDGVPPARAAETAAGVDRVMGGCILRLYRSALEVGREWAPGLAHITAPGLVLHGLRDRACPQAFAERMAAAGAGFQPLDSGHWFPLHRPAEMAAAVQRHWAEHGLTG